One genomic region from Leptospira tipperaryensis encodes:
- a CDS encoding O-methyltransferase, translated as MSKGSPPGKYGTSVFLEGLEEKIDSELIPRPVAILHQMEEDAAAEGVPVLTPASGSVLKFLVEAEQPREILELGTGYGISLFWMASGLRRIAKVVSLEREIYYIAKVRSYLEKHPFGDLEIHLLKTHCLQYLKEANEQNEKEWKGKFVFIDCDKVLYPEIFRILKELKPDVAVFDNVLWHGRIFDPDRQAPSDKAVREFWEEVKNSELSYTLFPVGDGLLQIRFREKDGL; from the coding sequence ATGAGCAAAGGAAGTCCTCCGGGAAAATACGGGACCTCCGTGTTTTTGGAAGGTCTGGAAGAAAAAATCGATTCCGAATTGATTCCTCGTCCCGTCGCAATTCTCCATCAAATGGAAGAAGACGCTGCGGCCGAAGGAGTTCCCGTTCTGACCCCGGCCTCGGGTTCGGTTCTCAAATTTCTCGTAGAAGCAGAACAACCGAGAGAGATCTTGGAGTTAGGAACCGGTTACGGTATTTCTCTTTTTTGGATGGCGAGCGGTTTGAGAAGAATCGCAAAAGTTGTTTCTTTAGAAAGAGAAATCTATTACATCGCAAAGGTCCGTTCTTATTTGGAAAAACATCCTTTCGGAGATTTGGAGATTCATCTTCTCAAAACACATTGTCTTCAATATCTAAAAGAAGCAAACGAACAAAACGAGAAAGAGTGGAAGGGCAAATTCGTATTCATAGATTGTGATAAGGTTCTTTACCCTGAGATCTTTCGAATCTTAAAAGAACTCAAACCCGACGTCGCTGTGTTCGATAACGTGCTCTGGCACGGAAGAATCTTCGATCCTGATAGACAAGCTCCTTCGGACAAAGCGGTCCGAGAGTTTTGGGAAGAAGTGAAAAATTCAGAACTTTCCTATACTCTTTTTCCTGTCGGCGA
- a CDS encoding MBL fold metallo-hydrolase codes for MYCKFQHKQYQFEGISEGGIRTSIYLPSLSLMFDIGAQNPNKIHLETLLLTHAHLDHSSGLPYYISQRSLRKLKPPKIFVPPPLEEPMRKILDLYSQIEDFPYEYDMRAVAPGEKVDLDPTHFFSPHKSFHRVPSQGYTIYEKRKKLKKEFQSLPQHELNKILKENGEVSELSSIPVISFSGDTKIEYVLENEDVANSSILFIECTYIDQERDVARAREWGHIHLDEILENLSSFKNEKIVLIHFSKRYPLPYIREVLADKIPEDQQQRFHLFIP; via the coding sequence GTGTATTGTAAGTTTCAGCACAAACAGTATCAGTTTGAAGGAATTTCGGAAGGCGGAATCCGCACTTCGATTTATCTTCCTTCTTTGAGTCTGATGTTTGATATCGGCGCTCAGAATCCGAATAAGATTCATCTGGAAACGTTGCTTTTGACTCACGCTCATTTGGATCATTCTTCGGGACTTCCGTATTATATTTCTCAGAGATCTCTTCGGAAACTCAAACCTCCGAAAATTTTTGTTCCACCTCCTTTGGAAGAACCGATGAGAAAGATCTTGGATCTTTATTCTCAGATCGAAGACTTCCCGTACGAATACGATATGCGCGCCGTCGCGCCCGGAGAAAAAGTGGATCTGGATCCGACCCATTTTTTTTCCCCTCACAAATCCTTTCATCGTGTTCCTTCTCAGGGTTATACGATCTACGAAAAAAGAAAAAAACTCAAAAAAGAATTTCAGTCTCTTCCTCAGCACGAGTTAAATAAGATTCTCAAAGAAAACGGAGAGGTTTCCGAGCTCAGTTCGATTCCGGTGATCAGTTTTTCCGGGGATACTAAAATAGAATACGTTTTGGAAAACGAAGACGTCGCCAATTCAAGTATTCTATTTATTGAATGTACTTACATCGATCAGGAAAGAGACGTCGCGCGAGCGAGAGAATGGGGTCATATCCATTTGGATGAAATTCTCGAGAACCTTTCCTCTTTTAAGAACGAGAAGATCGTCCTCATTCATTTCTCTAAACGTTATCCGCTTCCGTATATTAGAGAAGTTTTGGCGGATAAAATTCCGGAAGATCAACAACAAAGGTTTCATCTCTTTATTCCATGA
- a CDS encoding M16 family metallopeptidase: MKPYIQKLYYFLIVSIAFISPLTSAPGDFVKNVKVPPLSFEFPEVQTFSSGKGTEVLFLPGEEFPLRNLEIHIYSGILSNPELRPEIPELFVEAWKHSGTASAPGSKFLETLEGYGAKLDTDANSDKIVLTVSYLSRFEKEIIPLLKEFISNPLLNEEGFAVAKLKLEEAIKRRNDKISDIAYRKTAELVYKGTVLGKSADLDSLSKIQSSDLKEYFDTIVSTSWRVVLLTGDLEKKEAEPLIATLLPDRAVVREGAKPIPIISTQSLKKDLDSLSYQILSVDKEATQSIVLMAGILPPHRDPDFYAIQLANYIIGGGGFSSYFMQRIRSDRGLAYSSSSATYFEKDYGIVYFTTQTKTSTTKEVYDLMREILSEETISKITEQELETAKQSIVNRFIFQFADKMGILHNTLRFREHNMSSDYLKNYRDKIQAVTLSDLKRVGKKYFVSSGVKTIFTGPKDITKGIKETIKSIGPEERIP, translated from the coding sequence ATGAAACCTTATATTCAAAAATTATACTATTTTCTGATCGTATCGATCGCCTTTATTTCCCCTCTCACGTCCGCTCCCGGCGATTTTGTAAAAAACGTAAAAGTTCCACCTTTGAGTTTCGAGTTTCCGGAAGTGCAGACTTTTTCTTCCGGAAAAGGAACCGAGGTTTTGTTTTTGCCGGGCGAGGAATTTCCCCTCAGAAACTTGGAGATTCATATCTATTCCGGAATTCTTTCCAATCCGGAGTTACGTCCTGAAATTCCGGAACTTTTTGTAGAGGCCTGGAAACACAGTGGAACCGCTTCCGCACCCGGGAGCAAGTTTTTAGAAACCCTCGAAGGATACGGAGCCAAACTCGACACGGACGCGAACTCGGATAAGATCGTATTGACCGTTTCCTATCTTTCCCGGTTTGAAAAAGAGATCATTCCTCTTTTGAAAGAATTTATTTCCAATCCTTTGTTAAACGAAGAAGGGTTTGCGGTCGCAAAACTCAAACTCGAAGAAGCGATCAAACGTAGAAACGATAAGATTTCGGACATCGCCTATCGTAAAACGGCTGAACTCGTCTATAAGGGAACGGTTCTCGGTAAGAGCGCGGACCTGGATTCTCTTTCTAAGATTCAATCCTCCGATCTTAAAGAATACTTTGATACGATCGTATCCACTTCTTGGAGAGTCGTTTTACTCACGGGGGATTTGGAAAAAAAAGAAGCCGAACCTCTAATCGCGACACTTCTTCCCGATCGGGCCGTCGTTCGCGAGGGTGCAAAACCGATTCCAATCATCAGCACTCAGAGTTTAAAGAAGGATCTGGATTCTCTTTCGTATCAGATTCTAAGCGTGGATAAGGAAGCGACTCAGAGCATCGTTCTTATGGCGGGAATTCTTCCTCCGCATCGAGATCCCGATTTTTACGCGATCCAACTGGCGAACTATATTATCGGAGGCGGAGGTTTTAGTTCTTACTTTATGCAAAGAATCCGGTCCGATCGCGGCCTTGCCTATTCTTCCAGCAGCGCTACATATTTTGAAAAGGATTACGGAATCGTTTACTTTACGACTCAGACAAAAACTTCCACGACCAAGGAAGTCTATGATCTTATGCGGGAAATATTAAGCGAAGAGACGATTTCTAAAATCACGGAACAGGAACTCGAAACCGCAAAACAATCGATCGTCAATCGATTCATTTTTCAGTTTGCGGATAAGATGGGGATTCTTCATAACACTCTTCGTTTTCGCGAACACAATATGAGTTCCGATTATCTAAAAAATTATCGCGATAAGATCCAAGCGGTTACTCTTTCCGATCTGAAAAGGGTTGGAAAAAAATACTTTGTTAGTTCCGGAGTAAAGACGATTTTCACCGGACCAAAGGATATTACAAAGGGAATAAAAGAAACGATCAAGTCGATCGGTCCGGAAGAAAGGATTCCTTAG
- a CDS encoding M16 family metallopeptidase, with protein MCFKKPILKPRLIFGICLFLSFASLSADGSIFSGLKKSLEEKTRTFQMENGLRVLMMKREDSPTIAVYSKFLVGSADETPEIAGTAHLLEHMLFKGTKNIGTTNYEKEKPYLEQIAVWGKRLDSLRIQEVEMKAKGEEPSAEFKNQIETLRKRFGVLLELHRKFVVSNEDNFIYSRNGGVGFNAYTSNDVTNYQILLPANRLEIWAKLESDRLKNPILREYYTEREVVLEERRMRVENRGMGILREKYMDAAFPEGHPYRMPVIGYEKNLGFLDLEKTQNFFKNYYDPQRMVIAVVGSLDFEKTETILRNYFGDLKKGKPVPLKKVPDVGFAGPKFVSVTHPSNPSKIIGFNKPTFPHPDDAVFGIIDSLLAEGESGRLYKRLVLEEQIAQGVSCWNGDPGDRLSNLFSIYITNNQNADQRKVENVVQEELDRLKTEPITEEELFRIKNQILGSYLRGLDDNGKLADVLSLFQLLYGDWKELLRGYEELDAVTPEDVQRVARKYFVLENRTIADLNPPVKETKISGK; from the coding sequence ATGTGTTTCAAAAAACCGATTCTTAAACCTCGTTTGATTTTTGGAATCTGTCTCTTTCTTTCCTTCGCGTCTTTGTCCGCAGACGGATCGATCTTTTCCGGTCTCAAAAAATCCTTAGAAGAAAAAACAAGAACTTTCCAGATGGAAAACGGACTGAGGGTTCTCATGATGAAGCGGGAAGATTCTCCCACCATCGCGGTCTATTCCAAATTTTTAGTAGGTTCCGCGGATGAAACCCCCGAGATCGCAGGAACCGCCCATCTCTTGGAGCATATGCTCTTTAAGGGAACAAAAAATATAGGCACCACGAACTACGAAAAAGAAAAACCTTACTTGGAACAAATCGCGGTTTGGGGAAAACGTCTGGACTCTCTTCGTATTCAAGAAGTCGAGATGAAAGCAAAAGGCGAAGAACCTTCGGCGGAATTTAAGAATCAAATCGAAACCCTTCGCAAACGTTTCGGAGTTCTTTTGGAACTACATCGTAAGTTCGTAGTCTCCAACGAAGACAACTTTATCTATTCTCGAAACGGAGGAGTCGGCTTTAACGCTTACACGTCCAACGACGTTACGAACTATCAGATTCTTCTTCCCGCAAATCGATTGGAGATCTGGGCGAAGCTCGAATCCGATCGACTTAAAAATCCTATATTAAGAGAATATTATACAGAAAGAGAAGTTGTCCTCGAAGAAAGAAGGATGCGCGTCGAAAACAGAGGTATGGGAATTCTTCGCGAGAAATATATGGACGCGGCCTTTCCGGAAGGTCATCCGTATCGGATGCCGGTCATCGGTTACGAAAAAAATCTCGGATTCTTAGACCTCGAAAAGACTCAAAACTTTTTTAAGAACTACTACGATCCTCAGAGAATGGTCATCGCCGTTGTAGGATCATTGGACTTTGAAAAGACGGAAACGATTCTCCGTAATTACTTCGGAGATTTGAAAAAGGGAAAACCGGTTCCTTTGAAAAAAGTTCCCGACGTCGGATTTGCGGGACCGAAATTTGTTTCCGTAACACACCCGAGCAATCCGTCTAAAATTATAGGATTTAATAAACCGACATTCCCCCATCCTGACGACGCGGTCTTCGGTATCATCGACTCTCTTCTCGCGGAAGGAGAATCGGGACGTCTTTACAAAAGATTGGTTTTGGAAGAACAGATCGCTCAGGGAGTTTCCTGTTGGAACGGAGATCCGGGCGACAGGCTTTCCAATCTCTTTTCGATCTATATTACAAATAACCAAAACGCGGATCAGAGAAAAGTGGAGAACGTAGTCCAAGAAGAATTGGATCGTTTAAAAACCGAGCCGATTACCGAAGAGGAACTCTTTAGAATCAAAAATCAAATCCTCGGAAGTTATCTGAGAGGGTTGGACGACAACGGAAAACTCGCGGACGTTCTTTCTCTCTTTCAACTTCTCTACGGAGATTGGAAGGAACTCTTAAGAGGTTACGAAGAATTGGACGCGGTCACTCCCGAGGACGTGCAAAGAGTCGCGCGTAAGTATTTCGTTCTCGAAAACAGAACGATCGCCGATCTCAATCCGCCTGTCAAAGAAACAAAAATTTCGGGAAAATAG
- a CDS encoding lipoprotein, which translates to MRLVIFCILSILFFSNCSSGAKKPVANGKEESIPTVQEESNANSADEFIKATEGFISGDTFQVVISSLEGSHESAQDLARKRAINLLIAEKGETFRSSDKVILKELVETKGKIVKSSGSIQGKTYFLFQVNSPGLKSSLKR; encoded by the coding sequence ATGAGACTTGTTATTTTTTGTATTCTTTCGATCTTATTCTTCAGTAATTGTTCTTCCGGAGCAAAGAAGCCCGTTGCAAACGGAAAGGAAGAATCGATCCCAACCGTTCAAGAAGAATCCAACGCAAACTCTGCGGATGAGTTTATCAAGGCGACAGAAGGTTTTATCAGCGGAGATACCTTTCAGGTTGTGATCTCTTCCTTAGAAGGAAGTCATGAGAGCGCGCAGGATCTCGCTCGCAAAAGAGCGATCAATCTTTTGATCGCTGAAAAAGGAGAAACGTTTCGTTCTTCCGATAAGGTCATCCTCAAAGAGTTGGTGGAAACAAAAGGAAAGATCGTCAAGTCTTCGGGATCGATTCAAGGAAAGACCTACTTCCTCTTTCAAGTCAATTCTCCCGGTTTAAAATCTTCTCTGAAAAGATAA
- the mpl17 gene encoding cell surface protein MPL17, with amino-acid sequence MKNKILIISVLVSCISFGVFAEEESPVKFKLEKTFGNSYLLKIVHPSNFGIQKDAPHKILLNAGKGVKVEKADLTVKGKASEKKKEYFASVDPIQLTVTGKGDLEIHGKIYYCNFDKNICIPGKIQQVEIIQ; translated from the coding sequence ATGAAAAATAAAATCCTCATCATCAGTGTTCTCGTAAGTTGTATCTCTTTCGGAGTTTTTGCCGAAGAAGAAAGTCCGGTGAAATTCAAACTGGAAAAGACTTTTGGAAATTCCTATCTTTTAAAAATCGTTCATCCTTCTAATTTCGGAATTCAAAAAGACGCTCCTCATAAAATTCTTCTCAACGCGGGAAAGGGTGTAAAGGTGGAGAAGGCGGATCTAACGGTAAAGGGTAAGGCTTCCGAAAAGAAAAAGGAATACTTTGCTTCCGTCGATCCGATCCAACTTACGGTTACGGGAAAAGGAGATCTTGAAATTCACGGAAAGATCTACTACTGCAACTTCGACAAAAACATCTGCATCCCCGGAAAGATTCAACAAGTAGAAATCATTCAGTAA
- a CDS encoding Uma2 family endonuclease, protein MPMTEIKTDKDLAKLPEGTLAELLDGEIFMVPAPIPEHQRISGELHFYLMQFVRDNQNGIALASPVDVLLDDYNVVQPDLLFISKERSSIIQRTRVEGAPDWIAEILSEGNAYHDLKTKKKLYEKHGVKEYWILDPMERSIEVFSNGESGFKLFASATSGSISSVLLKDFSVELERIFGKPESISQFQI, encoded by the coding sequence ATGCCAATGACCGAAATCAAAACGGATAAAGATCTGGCCAAACTTCCGGAAGGAACCTTGGCGGAGCTTTTGGATGGTGAAATATTTATGGTTCCAGCCCCGATTCCCGAGCATCAAAGAATTTCTGGCGAGCTTCATTTTTATCTAATGCAGTTTGTAAGAGATAATCAAAACGGGATTGCCCTTGCTTCCCCCGTCGACGTCCTGTTAGACGATTACAACGTCGTTCAACCCGACCTACTTTTTATTTCCAAAGAAAGAAGTTCGATCATTCAGAGGACGAGGGTGGAAGGCGCTCCCGATTGGATTGCCGAGATTCTCTCAGAAGGGAACGCGTATCACGATCTTAAAACAAAGAAGAAACTCTACGAAAAACACGGAGTCAAGGAATACTGGATTTTAGATCCTATGGAAAGATCGATTGAAGTTTTTTCCAATGGAGAATCCGGTTTTAAACTCTTTGCTTCGGCGACTTCCGGATCCATCTCTTCCGTTCTTCTCAAAGACTTTTCCGTGGAATTGGAAAGGATCTTTGGAAAACCGGAATCGATCAGCCAATTTCAAATCTAA
- a CDS encoding YajQ family cyclic di-GMP-binding protein, giving the protein MSDPSFDVVSEISRPELINAVTQALGEIKTRFDFKGSKSDIQLEEEQLILTSDNEGKLESVVDVLVSKMAKRGIGLKNFDFKSKIEPATGGTVRMKVKIRKGMEKEQTKEVTRLIKDSKLKVNVTIMGESVRVVGKKKDDLQEVIHLLKTSDLPFDVQFTNYK; this is encoded by the coding sequence ATGAGCGATCCATCCTTTGACGTAGTTTCTGAAATCAGCAGACCGGAATTGATCAACGCCGTAACCCAGGCCTTGGGAGAAATCAAAACTCGTTTTGATTTTAAGGGATCTAAATCCGACATCCAACTCGAAGAAGAACAATTGATTCTTACATCCGATAACGAAGGAAAACTCGAAAGTGTCGTGGACGTTTTGGTTTCCAAGATGGCAAAACGCGGAATCGGTCTTAAAAATTTCGATTTCAAATCCAAGATCGAACCTGCGACCGGCGGAACGGTTCGTATGAAAGTAAAGATTCGAAAAGGAATGGAAAAGGAACAGACCAAAGAAGTCACGAGGCTCATCAAGGATTCTAAACTCAAAGTCAACGTGACCATCATGGGAGAATCGGTTCGTGTCGTCGGAAAGAAAAAAGACGATCTTCAAGAAGTGATTCATCTTTTAAAAACTTCCGATCTTCCCTTCGACGTTCAATTTACAAATTACAAATAA
- the alaS gene encoding alanine--tRNA ligase has protein sequence MKPKSISEIREIFLNYFKDKSHSFVPSSSLLPAGDPTLLFTTAGMVQFKPFFTGAVELPYTRATSCQKCLRTNDLEIVGRSERHCTFFEMLGNFSFGDYFKEEAIEYALDCSVNHLGFDKEKIWVTVYTDDDEAEKIWLDKGIPKERITRLGKKDNFWGPAGDSGACGPCSELYLDRGVEKGGPDCATSGTCKPGCDCDRFLEFWNIVFNQFNQDTEGNLHPLKQTGIDTGSGLERVGLLLQGVDSVYDTDELRKIISFFEELSGIQYSSENNVAFRVVTDHIRSVLFSIGDGIYPDRTGRGYVIRRLIRRASLFGRKLNFREPFLYKLVDKVIGIYQVRYPELAKNSASLKKTILAEEELFLKTLELGLEKIEVLVQKTKASGKNIFSGADAFLLYGTYGFPAEMTEEIVAEHDLSFDKKGFQEELENDRQFSRESWKVHKVSLMTGLDVEKTEFLGYSSIFEKGNITHLFYDNKPTSVLKEGQKGAVALNKTPFYPEGGGQVGDTGFLRFGKNVFKVLDTQKENDVIIHFGEVLNGEFSTGQELEAEVEPLRRERLRFHHSGTHLLNGALRNLLGDHVLQKGSVVSPEYLRFDFSHPSALTHEEIRKIESWVNESIRKDFAVETKELAIDEAKKTGAVATFGEKYGDKVRVVQMGDASVEFCGGTHVTHTGEIGYFFIKKESSPGAGNRRIEGVCGPAVIETFQNRFAELTEAVQNLNLKIKSELGDEGKNLWITSEIPGPTEIREKLEKEGASAVTFFRDLSETIALKIEENTSLFLKAKKSFESRDFENNSSVIESVFASAIQTSAGKILSATFEDKDPSSLKGLSDNLKVREKNLLVILGSKSSESASVVITCSPELTSKGIHCGNLVKAACTTLGGKGGGKPDMAQGGGKEIQNLDSAIISAVNEAKQILSGERV, from the coding sequence ATGAAACCAAAATCCATATCGGAAATCAGAGAAATCTTTTTAAACTATTTCAAAGACAAATCTCACTCCTTTGTTCCGTCTTCTTCCCTTCTTCCCGCCGGAGATCCGACTCTTCTCTTTACGACCGCAGGAATGGTTCAGTTTAAACCGTTTTTCACCGGAGCCGTCGAACTTCCTTATACAAGAGCCACTTCTTGTCAGAAATGCCTTCGTACAAACGATCTCGAAATCGTAGGAAGAAGCGAAAGGCATTGTACCTTCTTTGAGATGCTCGGAAATTTTAGCTTTGGAGACTATTTCAAAGAAGAAGCGATTGAATACGCGCTGGATTGTTCCGTAAATCACCTCGGCTTTGATAAGGAAAAAATCTGGGTAACCGTTTATACAGACGACGACGAAGCCGAAAAGATCTGGCTGGACAAAGGAATTCCTAAAGAGCGCATAACGCGTCTCGGAAAAAAGGACAATTTTTGGGGACCGGCGGGGGACAGCGGGGCGTGCGGACCTTGTTCCGAACTCTATCTGGACCGTGGAGTCGAGAAGGGCGGACCGGATTGTGCGACCAGCGGAACCTGTAAACCTGGATGCGACTGCGATCGTTTTTTAGAATTTTGGAATATAGTTTTTAACCAATTCAACCAGGACACGGAAGGAAATCTCCATCCTCTCAAACAAACCGGAATCGATACCGGTTCCGGACTCGAACGAGTCGGGCTTCTTTTACAAGGAGTCGATTCCGTTTACGATACCGACGAACTTCGCAAAATCATTTCCTTCTTTGAAGAATTATCGGGAATCCAATATTCTTCCGAAAACAATGTTGCGTTTCGGGTAGTTACCGATCATATCCGTTCGGTTCTTTTTTCGATCGGAGACGGAATCTATCCGGATAGAACGGGAAGAGGATACGTGATTCGCCGTTTGATTCGTCGTGCGTCTCTTTTTGGAAGAAAGTTAAACTTCAGAGAACCTTTTCTTTATAAACTCGTAGATAAGGTCATAGGAATCTATCAGGTCCGTTATCCGGAACTCGCAAAGAATTCGGCCTCTCTCAAAAAAACGATTCTCGCCGAAGAGGAACTCTTTCTCAAAACGCTGGAACTCGGACTCGAAAAAATCGAAGTTCTCGTTCAGAAAACGAAGGCTTCCGGAAAAAATATTTTCTCCGGCGCCGACGCATTCTTACTCTATGGAACTTACGGTTTTCCGGCGGAGATGACCGAAGAAATCGTAGCGGAACACGACCTCTCCTTTGACAAAAAGGGTTTTCAAGAAGAATTGGAGAATGACAGACAATTCTCCAGAGAATCCTGGAAGGTCCATAAGGTTTCCTTGATGACCGGACTCGACGTGGAAAAGACGGAGTTTCTCGGCTATTCTTCCATATTCGAAAAAGGGAATATTACACATTTATTCTATGATAATAAACCGACTTCAGTTCTCAAGGAAGGTCAGAAGGGCGCCGTCGCCTTAAACAAAACCCCATTCTATCCGGAAGGCGGGGGACAGGTTGGTGACACAGGCTTTTTACGTTTTGGTAAGAATGTCTTCAAGGTTTTGGACACTCAAAAAGAGAACGACGTCATCATCCATTTTGGAGAAGTCTTGAACGGAGAATTTTCTACGGGTCAGGAACTCGAGGCGGAAGTGGAACCACTTCGAAGAGAAAGACTTCGTTTTCATCATTCGGGAACTCACCTTCTCAACGGAGCGCTTCGTAACTTACTCGGAGATCACGTCTTACAAAAAGGATCCGTAGTTTCTCCGGAGTATCTTCGTTTTGATTTTTCACATCCTTCGGCATTGACTCACGAAGAAATTCGCAAAATAGAATCCTGGGTCAACGAATCGATTCGTAAAGACTTCGCTGTTGAAACCAAGGAACTCGCGATCGACGAGGCCAAGAAAACCGGGGCCGTCGCAACCTTCGGAGAAAAATACGGAGACAAGGTCCGAGTCGTTCAGATGGGAGACGCTTCCGTGGAATTTTGCGGAGGAACTCACGTTACTCACACGGGAGAGATCGGTTATTTCTTTATCAAAAAAGAATCCTCTCCGGGGGCGGGAAACCGTCGTATCGAAGGGGTCTGCGGTCCTGCTGTGATCGAGACGTTTCAAAATCGATTTGCCGAACTCACCGAAGCCGTTCAAAATCTAAATCTCAAAATCAAATCGGAGTTAGGCGACGAAGGAAAAAATCTTTGGATCACGAGCGAGATCCCCGGTCCTACGGAGATCAGAGAAAAGCTCGAAAAAGAAGGAGCTTCCGCCGTTACATTCTTCCGAGATCTTTCGGAAACGATTGCATTGAAGATAGAAGAGAATACATCTCTCTTTTTAAAAGCCAAGAAGTCTTTCGAGTCCAGAGACTTTGAAAACAACTCTTCCGTCATCGAATCCGTCTTCGCTTCTGCGATCCAAACTAGCGCCGGAAAAATTCTTTCGGCTACGTTCGAAGACAAGGATCCGAGTTCTCTCAAAGGACTTTCGGACAACCTCAAGGTGAGGGAGAAAAATCTTCTCGTGATTCTCGGGAGCAAAAGTTCCGAAAGCGCGAGCGTAGTAATTACCTGTTCTCCCGAGTTGACTTCCAAGGGAATTCATTGTGGGAATCTCGTAAAGGCCGCCTGCACAACGTTAGGTGGAAAGGGCGGCGGTAAACCGGACATGGCTCAAGGCGGTGGAAAGGAAATACAGAATCTTGATTCTGCGATTATCTCTGCCGTTAACGAAGCAAAACAAATCTTAAGCGGAGAAAGAGTATGA
- the rpsI gene encoding 30S ribosomal protein S9 gives MAPAKEIWAVGRRKTSVARVKIKEGSGKITVNHKDIKEYLQNRKSIIDEAIRPLTLLNVTDKYDLNLNVSGGGITGQVGAIRHALARAICRIKPEFRPAVKKEGFLTRDPRMVERKKYGLHKARRGTQFSKR, from the coding sequence ATGGCACCCGCAAAAGAAATCTGGGCAGTAGGAAGAAGAAAAACCTCCGTTGCCCGCGTAAAAATCAAAGAAGGTTCCGGTAAAATTACCGTAAACCACAAAGATATCAAAGAATATCTTCAAAACCGCAAATCTATCATTGATGAGGCTATTCGCCCTCTGACTCTCCTGAACGTAACCGATAAGTATGATCTCAACTTAAACGTTTCCGGCGGGGGAATCACTGGACAAGTCGGCGCGATTCGTCACGCACTCGCAAGAGCGATCTGCAGAATCAAACCGGAGTTCCGTCCAGCTGTTAAAAAAGAAGGATTTCTTACTCGGGATCCAAGAATGGTGGAAAGAAAGAAATACGGTCTTCACAAAGCGAGAAGAGGAACACAGTTCTCCAAACGTTAA
- the rplM gene encoding 50S ribosomal protein L13, with product MSVLSKAHKTPSLTKENAVKGWFVVDAEGKTLGRLVSGIAARLRGKHKATFTPNQDCGDNIIVINASKVKVTGNKETQKKYYHHSRYPGGMTETSFKDLIAKQPEKIIYEAVKGMLPKSKLGDKMLTHCKIFPGAEHNLQAQKPVKLEF from the coding sequence ATGTCAGTATTATCAAAAGCACATAAAACTCCTTCTCTTACGAAAGAAAACGCCGTAAAAGGCTGGTTCGTAGTGGATGCGGAAGGAAAGACCCTCGGAAGACTTGTCTCCGGGATTGCCGCAAGACTTCGCGGAAAACACAAAGCAACTTTTACTCCTAACCAAGATTGTGGAGACAACATCATTGTTATCAATGCTTCTAAAGTGAAAGTAACTGGTAACAAAGAAACTCAAAAGAAGTATTATCATCACTCTCGCTATCCGGGTGGGATGACTGAAACTTCTTTCAAAGATCTCATCGCAAAACAACCTGAAAAGATCATCTATGAGGCAGTCAAAGGAATGCTCCCTAAGAGCAAACTCGGAGACAAAATGCTCACCCATTGCAAAATATTTCCGGGTGCTGAACATAACCTCCAGGCACAAAAGCCTGTGAAACTGGAATTCTAA
- a CDS encoding YceI family protein encodes MKRIILFYCLILLPFVAGFSEEPAKNKNCSYTYDHTSTKFGWKAFKFTEKTGVGGSFDKIEVDGTSSGKSPEKALKGLKFTIDPNTVNSGNNERDAKIKSAFFFPLRKNGKIEGKVLSAELNSEKKAGKGVVQLSFNGVTKKIDVNFTIQEESQIEASAKIELGDYKALSSVEALNKVCNDLHKGKDGISKLWPDVELTISTKLKSECK; translated from the coding sequence ATGAAACGAATCATTCTATTCTATTGTTTGATCCTCCTTCCATTTGTCGCCGGATTTTCAGAAGAACCGGCCAAAAACAAAAACTGTTCTTACACTTACGATCATACATCCACAAAGTTTGGATGGAAGGCCTTCAAATTTACGGAGAAGACCGGGGTCGGAGGTTCTTTCGATAAGATTGAAGTGGACGGAACTTCGTCCGGGAAGTCTCCGGAAAAAGCTCTGAAGGGACTGAAGTTTACGATCGATCCGAATACGGTGAATTCCGGGAACAACGAGAGAGACGCAAAGATCAAGTCTGCATTCTTTTTTCCTCTAAGGAAGAATGGAAAGATCGAAGGAAAGGTTTTATCTGCGGAATTGAATTCCGAGAAGAAGGCGGGAAAGGGTGTGGTTCAACTGAGCTTCAACGGGGTGACAAAAAAGATCGATGTTAACTTTACGATTCAGGAAGAATCTCAAATCGAAGCGAGCGCAAAGATCGAACTGGGAGATTACAAGGCCCTTTCTTCCGTCGAAGCCCTGAACAAAGTCTGCAACGATCTTCACAAAGGAAAGGACGGAATTTCCAAACTCTGGCCCGACGTAGAGCTTACGATCTCGACAAAACTCAAGAGCGAATGTAAGTAA